A stretch of the Asticcacaulis sp. ZE23SCel15 genome encodes the following:
- a CDS encoding glycoside hydrolase family 28 protein, with protein MTQVSRRRFGAGAAAMAGAVSLPGLSHAAACAMPDWALKLRADLEKMATDLTARLKPWSGPNLVATPEDHGYTGGLATKAIQAAIDDVARRGGGTVRLSKGDYVSGTIDLKSNIRFEVAKGARLLGSLDLNDYPERIAKRLTVQDTNMGMHQSLIFGQGLTNISICGHGEIDGRGSKENFPGLETIHGTPGRPFVIRIIDCQRVHIRDISLKDSPCWMQNYLNCDDLLIEHIKVENQVNFNNDGLDIDGCRHVIVRHCYISSGDDAMCFKGAAQSPGENILVEYCTFFTSCNAVKLGTDSQSLFRNVFVRHCLIGGVSEDMRRVKVVGADSGVAWKMVDGGTAENLLISDIKIIRARSPIFMRLEKRGRVKPGDPPAPIGTLRRVVFERITGEDNGPRGSYFIGIPEKSIEDVVIRDFKVSQNPSTKPVLAETAIGEMYGEYPDPHMIDGIGDAPAYGLWARHIKGLTLIDYKVTPTGTDPRPEYVIKTNISGVCGI; from the coding sequence ATGACACAAGTTTCAAGACGCCGCTTTGGTGCCGGTGCGGCCGCTATGGCAGGCGCGGTTTCGCTACCCGGTTTAAGTCATGCTGCTGCCTGTGCCATGCCCGACTGGGCGTTAAAACTGCGCGCGGATCTTGAAAAGATGGCGACCGACCTGACCGCCCGCCTCAAACCGTGGTCCGGGCCGAACCTCGTCGCTACACCCGAAGATCATGGCTACACCGGCGGGCTGGCCACGAAGGCCATTCAGGCGGCGATTGACGATGTGGCGCGGCGTGGCGGCGGCACGGTCAGGCTGTCTAAGGGCGATTATGTGTCCGGCACGATCGACCTGAAATCCAATATCCGGTTTGAAGTGGCCAAGGGTGCACGCCTGCTGGGCAGCCTAGACCTCAACGACTACCCTGAACGGATCGCCAAACGGCTTACCGTGCAGGACACCAATATGGGCATGCACCAGTCGCTGATCTTTGGTCAGGGCCTGACCAATATCTCGATCTGCGGCCACGGCGAAATCGACGGGCGCGGCTCAAAAGAAAACTTTCCGGGGCTGGAGACCATTCACGGCACGCCGGGACGGCCATTTGTCATCCGCATCATCGATTGCCAGCGCGTGCATATTCGGGACATCAGCCTGAAGGATTCGCCGTGCTGGATGCAAAACTATCTCAACTGTGACGACCTGCTGATCGAGCATATCAAGGTCGAAAATCAGGTCAATTTCAACAATGACGGCCTTGATATCGACGGTTGCCGCCATGTCATTGTGCGCCATTGCTACATAAGCTCCGGCGACGACGCCATGTGCTTTAAGGGCGCAGCCCAAAGTCCCGGTGAGAATATTCTGGTTGAGTACTGCACGTTCTTCACGTCCTGCAACGCGGTAAAACTGGGGACAGATAGCCAAAGCCTTTTCCGCAATGTCTTTGTACGGCATTGCCTGATCGGCGGAGTCAGTGAAGACATGCGCCGCGTCAAGGTGGTGGGCGCGGATTCCGGCGTGGCCTGGAAGATGGTCGACGGCGGCACAGCCGAAAACCTGCTGATCAGCGATATCAAAATCATCCGCGCCCGCAGCCCGATCTTCATGCGGCTGGAAAAACGCGGACGGGTCAAGCCGGGCGATCCTCCGGCCCCGATCGGTACTTTGCGGCGCGTAGTGTTTGAGCGCATCACCGGCGAAGATAACGGCCCGCGCGGGTCGTACTTTATTGGCATCCCCGAAAAGAGCATCGAAGATGTGGTCATCCGTGATTTCAAGGTCAGCCAGAACCCCAGCACCAAGCCGGTACTGGCTGAAACCGCCATTGGCGAAATGTACGGCGAATACCCTGACCCGCACATGATCGACGGTATCGGTGATGCGCCCGCTTACGGCCTGTGGGCGCGCCACATCAAGGGGCTGACCTTGATCGACTATAAGGTCACGCCGACCGGAACCGATCCGCGCCCCGAATATGTCATCAAAACCAATATCAGCGGGGTATGCGGAATATGA